Proteins from a genomic interval of Maylandia zebra isolate NMK-2024a linkage group LG15, Mzebra_GT3a, whole genome shotgun sequence:
- the LOC143412552 gene encoding uncharacterized protein LOC143412552, giving the protein MYCGEQSSGVKDVLAVPGSIRSSRGVSSLVSFTTCSRSCAWMTADSSAITVGQFEDLLSLVGPSIARLNTNYRRSIPPAERLSVCLRFLVTGDSFRTIAFSFRVGVSTVSQITPQAATSIWDCLVDDFMAVPSPGDWRSITEGFQERWNFPLCCAALDGKHIQTKAQIII; this is encoded by the exons atgtactgtggagagcagagcagcggcgtaaaagacgtcctcgccgtacctgggtccatcaggtcctccagaggcgtgagcagtttggtgagtttcaccacttgctccaggagctgcgcctggatgacggccgattccagcgctatcaccgtcggccagtttgaggacctgctttccctcgtCGGTCCCAGCATCGCCCGCTTAAACACCAACTACagacgctcaatcccacctgcagagcgcctgtccgtctgcctgag gttccttgtcaccggggactccttcaggaccatcgcgttcagtttcagagtcggtgtgtccacggtgagccagatcaccccccaggcagcgacgtccatctgggactgtctagtggacgacttcatggctgtgccttcacctggagactggcggtccatcacagagggattccaggagcgctggaactttcctctgtgctgtgcagctctggatgggaagcacatccagacaaaggcacaaataataatatag